From a region of the Actinomadura luzonensis genome:
- a CDS encoding C40 family peptidase: MPTGLARMATTALAMTVAMTVALTAVAAGRPGAALAEPAPTPAQARAKLTQLNEQADQLVEQYNQATESYRKARTAYAELDAEIRRKDAAAGALRRDLMAAVVSDYQTGRVDGYARLVGQGSPEALLGGMAALGQIAQARAAKLRAYEAAGADLRERHARAKVVLAQADAARDKVRARQQKVDKLVAEQTRILRRLGAFRSGDPASAGITYSGPASGSARTALRFAFAQVGKPYRYGGTGPGSYDCSGLTQAAWRAAGVRLPRTTYTQWSWGASRRVPLTALQPGDLLFSRGLGHMGMYAGGGKMVHAPQTGDVVKVVNLDDYWRGRLIGAVRP, translated from the coding sequence GTGCCAACAGGGCTTGCCCGCATGGCGACGACGGCGCTGGCCATGACGGTGGCCATGACGGTGGCGCTGACCGCCGTCGCGGCCGGCCGTCCCGGCGCCGCTCTCGCCGAGCCGGCCCCCACCCCGGCCCAGGCCAGGGCCAAGTTGACGCAGCTCAACGAACAGGCGGACCAGCTCGTCGAGCAGTACAACCAGGCCACCGAGAGCTACCGCAAGGCCAGGACCGCGTACGCGGAGCTGGACGCCGAGATCCGCCGCAAGGACGCCGCCGCCGGCGCGCTGCGCCGCGACCTCATGGCGGCGGTGGTCAGCGACTACCAGACCGGCCGCGTCGACGGCTACGCCAGGCTGGTCGGCCAGGGCAGCCCGGAGGCGCTGCTCGGCGGCATGGCCGCGCTCGGCCAGATCGCCCAGGCGCGGGCGGCGAAGCTGCGCGCGTACGAGGCCGCCGGCGCGGACCTGCGCGAGCGGCACGCCCGGGCCAAGGTCGTGCTGGCGCAGGCGGACGCGGCCCGCGACAAGGTCCGCGCCCGGCAGCAGAAGGTGGACAAGCTGGTCGCCGAGCAGACCAGGATCCTGCGCCGGCTCGGCGCCTTCCGCTCCGGTGACCCGGCGAGCGCCGGCATCACCTACAGCGGCCCGGCCTCCGGCAGCGCCCGCACCGCGCTGCGGTTCGCCTTCGCCCAGGTCGGCAAGCCCTACCGGTACGGCGGCACCGGGCCGGGCTCCTACGACTGCTCCGGGCTCACCCAGGCGGCCTGGCGCGCGGCCGGGGTGCGGCTGCCGCGCACGACGTACACGCAGTGGAGCTGGGGCGCCTCCCGCCGCGTCCCGCTGACCGCCCTCCAGCCCGGTGACCTGCTGTTCAGCAGGGGGCTCGGCCACATGGGCATGTACGCGGGCGGCGGCAAGATGGTGCACGCCCCGCAGACCGGCGACGTCGTCAAGGTCGTGAACCTCGACGACTACTGGCGTGGCCGGCTGATCGGCGCGGTACGCCCCTGA
- a CDS encoding glycoside hydrolase family 15 protein, translated as MSGCPPIGSYAFLSDCHTAALVGPGGAVEWMCVPRFDGPSVFARLLDRRRGGAWELDVAGAAVTERRYLDETLVLRTRWEGGGAVVVVHDLLATARPRAGGRVSGSGLAPVGLLVRRATCERGPAVVRSRVLARPGYATRDACWTRREDGALVEESGMVLLGTPDEETEPESTVRLREGESVAFLLDYAGAVPLGRAGPGGDAGALLEETVRAWRSWSGRSAYEGVGARQVRHSAIVLRGLLFDESGGLLAAPTTSLPEWPGGPRNWDYRYVWHRDAALMVLALLRLGHREEAGGYLRFLLAQCGHGTGRVPPVAGIDGGDVPPETTLDHLEGYAGSRPVRIGNDAAGQHQLDGYGHIMDAALAYQEVTGELTGDELARLWHLVRLACERWREPDAGLWEVRGEPRHWTYSKLYAWVCLDRAVRLATLTGARDVPLERWRAERETIRADLLARGYDAGLGAFTQSYGSPDADASLLRLPLVGFLDGRDPRVLGTLDHVQSRLGEGGALVHRYDPEPTGDGAGGPEGAFLLCSFEMVSALTLAGRTAEARDRFETLCERTEPLGLFAEEMAADGSMLGNYPQAFTHLALIEAALNLEESGTADALHGWAERGT; from the coding sequence GTGAGCGGCTGTCCGCCGATCGGCTCGTACGCGTTCCTGTCCGACTGCCACACGGCGGCGCTGGTCGGGCCCGGCGGCGCGGTGGAGTGGATGTGCGTGCCGCGCTTCGACGGCCCCAGCGTCTTCGCCAGGCTCCTCGACCGGAGGCGCGGCGGCGCGTGGGAGCTGGACGTGGCGGGCGCGGCGGTGACCGAGCGCCGCTACCTGGACGAGACGCTGGTGCTGCGCACCCGCTGGGAGGGCGGCGGCGCGGTCGTGGTCGTGCACGACCTGCTCGCCACGGCGCGGCCCCGCGCGGGCGGCCGGGTGAGCGGGAGCGGCCTCGCGCCCGTCGGGCTGCTGGTGCGGCGGGCGACGTGCGAGCGCGGCCCGGCCGTGGTGCGCTCGCGGGTGCTGGCCAGGCCCGGCTACGCCACCCGCGACGCCTGCTGGACCCGCCGCGAGGACGGCGCGCTCGTGGAGGAGTCGGGCATGGTGCTGCTCGGCACGCCCGACGAGGAGACCGAGCCCGAGTCGACGGTCAGGCTGCGCGAGGGCGAGTCGGTCGCGTTCCTGCTCGACTACGCCGGCGCCGTGCCGCTCGGCCGCGCCGGGCCCGGCGGGGACGCCGGGGCGCTGCTGGAGGAGACCGTGCGGGCGTGGCGGTCGTGGTCGGGGCGCTCGGCGTACGAGGGGGTGGGCGCGCGGCAGGTGCGCCACAGCGCGATCGTGCTGCGCGGGCTGCTGTTCGACGAGAGCGGCGGGCTGCTGGCCGCGCCCACCACCTCGCTGCCGGAGTGGCCGGGCGGGCCGCGCAACTGGGACTACCGTTACGTCTGGCATCGCGACGCCGCCCTGATGGTGCTCGCCCTGCTGCGCCTCGGCCACCGCGAGGAGGCGGGCGGCTACCTGCGCTTCCTGCTGGCGCAGTGCGGGCACGGCACCGGACGGGTGCCGCCGGTGGCCGGCATCGACGGCGGCGACGTGCCGCCGGAGACCACGCTCGACCACCTGGAGGGGTACGCGGGCTCGCGCCCGGTCCGGATCGGCAACGACGCCGCCGGCCAGCACCAGCTCGACGGCTACGGCCACATCATGGACGCGGCGCTCGCCTACCAGGAGGTGACCGGCGAGCTGACCGGCGACGAGCTGGCGCGGCTGTGGCACCTGGTCCGGCTGGCCTGCGAGCGGTGGCGCGAGCCGGACGCCGGCCTCTGGGAGGTGCGCGGCGAGCCGCGGCACTGGACGTACTCCAAGCTCTACGCGTGGGTCTGCCTCGACCGCGCGGTCCGGCTGGCCACGCTGACCGGCGCGCGCGACGTGCCGCTGGAGCGGTGGCGGGCCGAACGCGAGACGATCCGCGCGGACCTGCTGGCGCGCGGGTACGACGCCGGGCTCGGCGCGTTCACCCAGTCCTACGGCTCGCCGGACGCCGACGCCTCGCTGCTGCGGCTGCCGCTGGTGGGCTTCCTGGACGGCCGCGACCCGCGCGTGCTCGGCACTCTCGACCACGTGCAGTCACGGCTCGGCGAGGGCGGCGCGCTGGTGCACCGCTACGACCCCGAGCCGACGGGCGACGGGGCGGGCGGGCCGGAGGGCGCGTTCCTGCTGTGCTCGTTCGAGATGGTGTCGGCCCTGACGCTGGCGGGGCGCACGGCGGAGGCCCGGGACCGCTTCGAGACGTTGTGCGAGCGCACCGAGCCGCTGGGCCTGTTCGCCGAGGAGATGGCGGCCGACGGGAGCATGCTGGGCAACTACCCGCAGGCGTTCACGCACCTGGCGCTGATCGAGGCGGCGCTCAACCTGGAGGAGTCGGGGACGGCGGACGCCCTGCACGGCTGGGCCGAACGCGGCACCTAG
- a CDS encoding LGFP repeat-containing protein, which produces MNRTLRVAATAALLVTGSALAAPPASASSCSIQPYGLIGDYWRSLGGADAIIGCPTGEERGVPNREGRRQTFDDGQIAWSPDQGPKMMVAAYSARVGGRNGLVFRWGPTSPFSYDYYRVTLSGGLKGELTVRDQPRIRGRLVVYPGAGKRVSFTVMGCDDKFPSDTCRQGWTVWVAATSR; this is translated from the coding sequence GTGAACAGGACGCTGCGGGTCGCGGCGACGGCCGCTCTGCTGGTGACCGGGTCGGCGCTCGCCGCCCCGCCCGCCTCCGCGAGCTCGTGCTCGATCCAGCCGTACGGGCTGATCGGCGACTACTGGCGCTCCCTGGGCGGGGCGGACGCCATCATCGGCTGCCCCACGGGCGAGGAGCGGGGCGTGCCGAACCGGGAGGGCCGGCGGCAGACCTTCGACGACGGCCAGATCGCCTGGTCGCCCGACCAGGGGCCGAAGATGATGGTCGCCGCGTACTCGGCCAGGGTCGGCGGCAGGAACGGCCTGGTGTTCCGGTGGGGGCCGACCAGCCCGTTCAGCTACGACTACTACCGGGTGACGCTCAGCGGCGGGCTCAAGGGCGAGCTGACGGTGCGGGACCAGCCGCGCATCCGCGGCCGGCTCGTGGTGTACCCGGGCGCGGGCAAGCGGGTCAGCTTCACCGTCATGGGCTGCGACGACAAGTTCCCGTCCGACACCTGCCGCCAGGGGTGGACGGTCTGGGTGGCGGCCACGTCCCGGTAG
- a CDS encoding TetR/AcrR family transcriptional regulator, producing MTPHKRSAETIRRLLDTALELPPGDFTLRAVTERSGVSMGSLYHHFGSLEGLAAALYGRCMDELLDTLIAAVESAAGARDGVREAVRAYLRFTAEHPDRARFIHAAPYAIDLGPHADRIAAGKAARLERLNRWIGAHMAAGAVAPLPAAQVEMLLIGPVAEVTRRWLAGVPEIDLAEAARVLPDRIWRALSA from the coding sequence GTGACCCCGCACAAGCGCAGCGCGGAGACGATCAGGAGACTCCTCGACACCGCCCTGGAGCTGCCTCCCGGCGACTTCACGCTGAGGGCGGTGACCGAGCGCAGCGGCGTCAGCATGGGCAGCCTCTACCACCACTTCGGCAGCCTGGAAGGGCTGGCGGCGGCCCTGTACGGCCGGTGCATGGACGAACTGCTCGACACCCTGATCGCCGCCGTCGAGTCCGCCGCCGGCGCCCGCGACGGCGTGCGCGAGGCGGTGCGCGCCTACCTGCGCTTCACCGCCGAGCACCCGGACCGGGCCCGCTTCATCCACGCGGCCCCGTACGCGATCGACCTCGGCCCGCACGCGGACCGGATCGCGGCCGGGAAGGCGGCGCGGCTGGAGCGGCTGAACCGCTGGATCGGCGCCCACATGGCGGCGGGCGCCGTCGCCCCGCTCCCGGCGGCGCAGGTGGAGATGTTGCTGATCGGCCCGGTGGCCGAGGTCACCAGGAGGTGGCTGGCGGGCGTCCCGGAGATCGACCTGGCGGAGGCGGCGCGCGTCCTGCCCGACCGCATCTGGCGCGCGCTCAGCGCCTGA